From a region of the Gossypium raimondii isolate GPD5lz chromosome 10, ASM2569854v1, whole genome shotgun sequence genome:
- the LOC128033902 gene encoding putative disease resistance protein RGA1: MAEAVICIALEVELSRAVSIIEDQINLAWDFKDELNKFRSSLTLTRAFLQDAERRQLDEPVKVWLEQLRDIAYEADDMLDELAYEHVRWKVDNQMSKKVCNFLSLSKNPMAFTLKMFKKVKNIDLSIKDINRQVTDFGLQQRLQISSLVSSRVGGGTRSFGHSSRVVGREANVLKIVDLLIGSTIHQILSITSIVGMAGILQLAFEDIGNEYFNDLLSNSLLQDVEKDSYGRFTSCKMHNLVHDLGQSVSHIKQQNEFDGVKLWRSLLLNSGFTLIRKNFKGLRVLKFGGAYIVSLPDSIGELKHLRYFDISKTCIRRLPEPIESWRL, encoded by the exons CAAGGGCTGTCTCCATCATTGAAGACCAAATCAACCTTGCATGGGATTTCAAGGACGAGCTGAACAAGTTTCGTTCCTCACTCACTCTCACTCGAGCTTTCTTGCAAGATGCAGAGAGGAGGCAACTCGATGAGCCTGTCAAAGTCTGGTTGGAGCAGCTTAGAGATATCGCTTACGAGGcagatgatatgttggatgagcttGCTTATGAACATGTCCGCTGGAAGGTGGACAACCAAATGAGTAAAAAGGTCTGCAATTTCTTGTCCCTTTCCAAGAATCCCATGGCATTTACTCTAAAGATGTTTAAAAAGGTTAAGAATATTGACCTATCCATTAAGGATATTAACCGTCAGGTCACTGACTTTGGACTTCAACAAAGACTTCAAATTTCGTCTCTAGTGTCTAGTAGAGTAGGAGGAGGCACCCGTTCCTTTGGCCACTCATCACGAGTTGTTGGAAGGGAAGCTAATGTCCTAAAAATAGTTGATCTCTTGATTGGTTCAACCATTCACCAAATTCTGTCAATAACCTCCATAGTAGGCATGGCAG GAATTTTACAACTGGCATTTGAGGATATTGGTAATGAGTACTTCAATGACTTGTTATCAAATTCCTTATTGCAAGATGTGGAAAAGGATTCATACGGACGTTTCACAAGTTGCAAGATGCATAATTTAGTTCATGATCTTGGACAGTCTGTTTCTCATATCAAACAACAAAATGAGTTTGATGGTGTGAAACTGTGGCgttctttattattaaattctGGCTTCACCCTCATTAGAAAGAACTTCAAAGGTTTGCGGGTGCTCAAATTTGGTGGTGCTTATATTGTATCATTGCCAGATTCTATTGGCGAGCTAAAGCATTTGAGATACTTTGATATCTCAAAAACTTGCATTCGCAGATTACCAGAACCCATTGAAAGTTGGAGACTTTAA